In Rutidosis leptorrhynchoides isolate AG116_Rl617_1_P2 chromosome 2, CSIRO_AGI_Rlap_v1, whole genome shotgun sequence, one genomic interval encodes:
- the LOC139888872 gene encoding uncharacterized protein: protein MKFSQVVFPHLAMSTTEKATTSTNIYPGTALNTDIPGFSNMLGHSIMIHSRNSTSNNATHQFISLKLIGPTSPVSFDCETILANHFNIADTIRSHSDRTKNAIQRRAANSSGINVEYDNQGPPAFKCPTCNATMWYDERNNKPKHTKNPTFSICCQNGKILLPKLKPPPPLLRALLDYTDTSTSRFREQIRVYNIMFSFISFGARIDHNINRGRAPYTFRISGQTYHKIGSLLLEDVGSPRYAQLYFYDTQNEAANRMSAFLDSDSRETVDEMLTNKLIAMLDQFSAVAQAFRMARDWAINNRSADCALRLIAKISNSRQYNASNVGEVAALITSDFGHCNSTRDIIVQQRNCAPQRISELHQLYMALQYPLLFPYGETGYHENIPYHCNSGRRKTLRGYITMREFYCYRIQQRENEGTTLLRGGWLFQQYLVDAYTAVEEQRLKYLRNHQNELRTDLYNNVCDAVTRGDTKAASIGKRIILPSSHTGSPRYMLQNYQDAMALCREFDNPDLFITFTSNPKWPEIEGMLCFIEGQRAPDRPKIVARIFKQKLDNLMNDIMKGNIFRTCEAGIHIIEFQKHGLPHVHILIWLTRAYKCKTPEDINDLISAKIPNEAHDPEGYKAVTEYMLHGPCGRKYKDAPCMIDNQCSKHFPKPYYAETTIDEDGYANYRRRNNGVNVTKGKSTLDNSFVVPYNRYLLIRYNAHINVEWCNRSRAIKYLFKYLNKGPDRATIVIQENILPTQNSSGIPEKIIDVDEIKNYLDCRYLSPCEAAWRLFSYDIHFSKPSVIKLSYHLPNQQSLTLHDSQHLPALLQRPSIKETMFTQWFELNKQDPKARSLTYSKIPKEYVRNNDTKEWAPRKLRPSIGRIVYSNPASGERYYLRMLLNIVKGPRSFEELRTVDGTLHPTFKDACFAYGLLHDDREWTEAISEAKLWASGAQLRNLFVTMLLFCNITNPLALWEQHWEDLTDDILHKKRKIFNFPELTLTDSQIKNYCLVEIQGVLHKHGKSLSDFPTLPQPDPSLLTQLDNRLIREELIYNIKEMKTLHDNLFRSLNPEQLTLYERLIKAVTNQEGGLYFLYGPGGTGKTFLYNTILTKLRSEKMIVLAVASSGIASLLLPGGRTAHSRFVIPLELMENSTCGIKQKTHLAALMHEARLIIWDEAPMTQRYAFEALDKTLRDILGSKKEANRDKLFGGMPILLGGDFRQILPVIPKGKRQEVVNTCINRSELWKFCHLHTLSRIMRVNEYTLDGQIDSRKRAFNKWVLDVGDGNVPTSSKEGDDEPSWIKIPKEFIVKHGINPIETIVDTIFPEFQLRQDDEDYLRERAILTPRNDDANAINKHIYKKLQGETMTYKSSDEICKGSTDSIEQQQSYPVEYLNKLDFPGVPPHKLKLNIGQPIMLLRNLHPSGELCNGTRLIITAFQKFVIQARIITGSHIGITIIIHRIVLTSAQTKWPFVMQRIQFLVKPCYAMTINKRQGQSLNLVGLYLPKPVFSNGQLYVAFSRVTTPNGLKIVMIDDTDERLKGHTRNAMFTIKKGYRDGYKGNLFVLAIENTPHETGVNIVHSLTC from the exons ATGAAGTTCAGTCAAGTTGTATTTCCTCACCTTGCAATGTCTACAACTGAAAAAGCCACCACTTCTACGAATATCTACCCAG GAACAGCTCTCAATACAGATATCCCCGGTTTCAGCAACATGCTAGGGCATTCAATCATGATACATTCTAGAAATTCAACAAGCAATAATGCCACACACCAGTTTATTAGCCTCAAACTCATTGGCCCAACTTCTCCAGTATCATTCG ACTGTGAAACTATTTTAGCAAACCATTTTAATATTGCAGACACCATACGGTCTCACTCAGATCGTACCAAAAATGCCATCCAAAGGCGTGCAGCCAACTCTTCAG GTATCAACGTTGAATATGATAATCAAGGACCACCGGCATTCAAGTGTCCTACTTGCAACGCAACTATGTGGTATGATGAAAGAAACAACAAACCAAAACATACCAAAAATCCAACATTCTCTATTTGCTGCCAAAATGGAAAAATACTCCTGCCAAAACTCAAACCCCCACCTCCACTCTTGAGGGCATTACTTGATTATACTGACACATCAACATCAAGGTTTCGAGAGCAAATAAGGGTTTATAACATCATGTTTTCATTCATATCTTTCGGAGCACGCATTGACCACAACATCAACCGGGGCCGCGCTCCATACACATTTAGAATAAGTGGTCAAACATATCATAAGATTGGTTCACTCTTACTGGAGGATGTAGGATCACCGAGGTATGCGCAGCTCTACTTTTATGACACACAAAATGAGGCCGCAAACCGCATGTCGGCTTTTTTAGATAGTGATTCAAGAGAGACTGTAGACGAAATGTTAACTAACAAATTGATTGCAATGCTCGATCAATTTAGTGCAGTTGCACAGGCTTTTCGTATGGCACGAGATTGGGCCATTAACAATAGATCGGCCGACTGCGCACTTCGATTGATTGCAAAAATTTCAAACTCCCGCCAGTATAACGCATCAAACGTTGGTGAGGTGGCAGCTCTTATCACTAGCGACTTTGGCCACTGTAATTCAACACGTGATATTATTGTACAACAACGTAACTGCGCACCCCAGAGAATCTCTGAGCTTCATCAATTATATATGGCGTTACAGTACCCACTACTCTTCCCATATGGTGAAACcgggtatcatgaaaacataccctACCATTGTAACAGTGGAAGAAGGAAAACTTTGCGGGGTTACATCACCATGCGAGAATTTTACTGCTACAGAATTCAGCAACGGGAAAACGAAGGTACAACCCTCCTAAGGGGTGGATGGTTATTCCAACAGTATTTGGTTGATGCTTATACAGCTGTCGAAGAACAACGTCTAAAGTATCTCAGAAATCACCAAAACGAACTGCGCACCGATCTATACAACAACGTATGCGATGCTGTAACAAGGGGCGACACCAAAGCCGCTTCAATTGGAAAACGAATAATTTTACCATCGTCTCATACAGGCAGTCCGCGCTACATGCTTCAAAATTACCAAGATGCTATGGCTTTGTGTCGCGAATTCGATAACCCAGACTTATTCATCACCTTCACTTCTAACCCAAAATGGCCTGAAATAGAAGGTATGTTATGCTTTATCGAGGGCCAACGAGCGCCCGACCGTCCAAAAAttgtagccagaatcttcaagcagAAGCTGGACAACCTCATGAACGATATAATGAAGGGCAACATCTTCAGGACATGCGAGGCAG GTATACACATTATTGAGTTCCAAAAACATGGGTTGCCGCATGTCCATATCTTAATCTGGTTGACACGTGCATACAAATGCAAGACACCCGAAGACATCAACGATCTCATATCGGCCAAAATTCCTAACGAGGCCCACGATCCCGAAGGATACAAGGCTGTCACCGAGTACATGTTACACGGCCCTTGCGGTCGTAAATACAAGGACGCTCCATGTATGATTGATAACCAATGTTCAAAGCATTTCCCTAAGCCATATTACGCTGAGACCACAATCGATGAAGACGGTTACGCTAACTACAGACGCCGCAACAACGGTGTGAATGTTACTAAAGGTAAAAGCACACTTGACAACAGCTTTGTCGTTCCTTATAATAGATATCTGTTGATCCGATACAACGCACATATAAATGTCGAGTGGTGTAATAGATCTCGCGCCATTAAATATCTATTCAAATACTTAAATAAAGGGCCGGACCGAGCTACAATTGTGATACAGGAAAACATACTACCCACACAAAACTCATCAGGCATTCCGGAAAAAATTATTGACGTTGATGAAATCAAGAATTATTTGGATTGCCGCTATTTATCTCCGTGTGAGGCTGCTTGGCGATTATTTTCTTACGACATCCACTTCTCTAAGCCTTCCGTAATTAAGCTATCATATCATCTACCAAACCAACAGTCACTCACTCTACACGATTCCCAACATCTTCCGGCCCTGCTTCAAAGACCAAGCATCAAAGAAACCATGTTCACCCAATGGTTTGAACTTAATAAACAAGATCCAAAAGCACGGAGCCTTACATACTCAAAGATCCCCAAAGAGTATGTCCGGAATAATGATACAAAGGAATGGGCCCCCAGAAAGCTGAGACCCTCTATTGGTCGTATTGTCTACTCAAATCCAGCGTCAGGTGAACGTTACTATCTAAGAATGTTATTAAACATTGTTAAGGGACCACGTTCATTTGAAGAACTCCGTACAGTTGACGGCACGTTACACCCCACATTCAAAGACGCTTGCTTCGCATATGGTTTACTCCACGATGATCGGGAATGGACAGAAGCTATTTCTGAGGCAAAACTCTGGGCTTCAGGTGCACAACTTCGCAATTTATTTGTAACCATGTTACTCTTTTGCAACATAACTAACCCACTAGCACTATGGGAACAACACTGGGAAGATTTAACCGACGACATTCTTCATAAAAAAAGAAAAATCTTCAACTTCCCAGAATTGACCCTAACCGATTCTCAGATTAAAAATTACTGTTTGGTAGAAATACAGGGAGTTTTGCATAAACACGGGAAGTCACTCTCTGATTTCCCGACTTTGCCACAACCAGACCCATCTTTACTAACACAACTGGACAATCGCTTGATCAGAGAAGAGTTAATTTACAACATCAAGGAAATGAAGACCTTGCATGACAACCTATTCAGATCGCTTAACCCTGAACAACTCACACTATATGAACGGCTAATCAAGGCTGTAACAAATCAGGAAGGCGGGCTCTATTTCTTATATGGCCCAGGCGGGACTGGGAAGACTTTTTTATACAATACTATTCTAACAAAACTCagatctgagaaaatgattgttctaGCAGTTGCATCATCag GAATCGCTTCATTGTTACTACCCGGGGGCCGGACTGCACACAGCCGATTTGTTATCCCACTCGAGCTCATGGAAAATAGCACCTGCGGTATAAAACAGAAAACACATTTGGCTGCCCTAATGCACGAAGCAAGACTAATAATCTGGGACGAAGCTCCTATGACTCAAAGATACGCCTTTGAAGCATTGGATAAAACTCTAAGAGATATTTTGGGATCTAAAAAAGAGGCAAATAGAGATAAGTTATTTGGTGGTATGCCAATTTTGCTTGGGGGGGACTTTAGACAAATCCTCCCAGTCATTCCAAAAGGTAAAAGGCAAGAGGTCGTTAACACATGCATCAATAGATCAGAATTGTGGAAATTCTGTCACCTACATACACTCTCACGCATTATGAGAGTCAACGAATACACTTTAGATGGCCAAATAGATAGTCGAAAACGCGCATTCAATAAATGGGTTCTAGATGTAGGGGATGGTAACGTGCCTACATCATCTAAAGAGGGAGATGATGAACCATCATGGATAAAGATCCCCAAAGAATTCATTGTAAAACACGGAATAAACCCAATTGAAACAATAGTTGATACCATATTCCCAGAATTCCAATTGAGGCAGGACGATGAAGACTATTTGCGAGAAAGGGCAATATTGACGCCCAGAAATGATGACGCAAATGCGATTAACAAGCACATATATAAGAAACTACAAGGAGAAACAATGACATACAAGAGCTCGGACGAAATCTGCAAAGGCTCCACCGACTCCATCGAACAGCAACAATCATATCCAGTGGAATATTTAAACAAGCTCGATTTTCCAGGTGTGCCTCCTcacaaattaaaattaaatatagggCAGCCAATAATGTTGTTACGGAATCTACACCCAAGTGGCGAGCTATGTAATGGTACACGATTGATCATAACCGCGTTTCAAAAGTTTGTCATCCAGGCTCGCATCATTACCGGATCACATATAGGTAtaacaataataatccacagaattgTCCTCACCTCTGCACAAACAAAGTGGCCATTTGTTATGCAGCGAATCCAATTCCTGGTCAAACCGTGTTACGCTATGACAATAAACAAACGCCAGGGCCAATCACTTAATTTGGTCGGCCTCTACCTGCCTAAACCAGTTTTTAGCAATGGTCAACTGTATGTCGCATTTTCACGTGTCACAACCCCAAATGGTCTTAAAATAGTCATGATCGATGACACTGATGAGCGACTGAAGGGCCACACCCGGAAC GCGATGTTCACAATAAAAAAAGGATATCGTGACGGTTATAAGGGTAACCTGTTTGTATTAGCCATTGAAAACACACCACATGAAACTGGAGTCAACATTGTCCATTCGTTAACATGTTAG
- the LOC139888871 gene encoding uncharacterized protein, with product MPHTSLLASNSLAQLLQYHSLINQTYNVFIATGETLAHVNCRQATGSKNTIRSHSDRTKNAIQRRAANSSGINVEYDNQGPPAFKCPTCNATMWYDERNNKPKHTKNPTFSICCQNGKILLPKLKPPPPLLRALLDYTDTSIARFREQIRVYNSMFSFTSFGARIDHSINRGRAPYTFRISGQTYHKIVTVEEGKLCGVTSPCENFTATEFSNGKTKVHIFCIHIIEFQKRGLPHVHILIWLTRAYKCKTPEDINDLISAEIPNEAHDPEGYKAVTEYMLHGPCGHKHKDAPCMIDNQCSKHFPKPYYAETTIDEDGYANYRRRNNGVNVTKGKSTLDNSFVVPYNRYLLIRYNAHINVEWCNRSRAIKYLFKYLNKGPDRATIVIQENVLPTQNSSGIPEKIIDVDEIKNYLDCRYLSPCEAAWRLFSYDIHFSKPSVIKLSYHLPNQQSLTLHNSQHLPALLQRPSIKETMFTQWIELNKQDPKARSLTYSKITKEYVWNNDTKEWAPRKLRPSIGRIVYSNPASGERYYLRMLLNIVKGPRSFEELRTVDGTLHPTFKDACFAYSLLHDDREWTEAIFEAKLWASGAQLRDLFVTMLLFCNITNPLALWEQHWEDLADDILHKKRKIFNFPELTLTDSQIKNYCLVEIQGVLHKHGKSLSDFPTLPQPDPSLLTQLDNRLIREELNYNIKEMKTLHDNLFRSLNPEQLTLYERLIKAVTNQEGGLYFLYGPGGTGKTFLYNTILTKLRSEKMIVLAVASSGIASLLLPGGRTAHSRFVIPLELMENSTCGIKQKTHLAALMHEARLIIWDEAPMTQRYAFEALDKTLRDILGSKKEANRDKLFGGMPILLGGDFRQILPVIPKGKRQEVVNACINRSELWKFCHLHTLSRIMRVNEYTLDGQIDSRKRAFNKWVLDVGDGNVPTSYKEGDDEPSWIKIPEEFIVKQGINPIETIVDTIFPEFQLRQDDEDYLRERAILTPRNDDADAINKHMFKKLQGETMTYKNSDEICKGSTDSIEQQQSYPVEYLNKLDFPGVPPHKLKLKIGQPIMLLRNLHPSGGLCNGTRLIITAFQKFVIQARIITGSHIGTTVIIHRIVLTSAQIKWPFVMQRIQFPVKPCYAMTINKSQGQSLNLVGLYLPKPVFSHGQLYVAFSRVTTPNGLKIVMIDDTDERLKGHTQNVVYKETFFNLNQTLYTCSDALDMSRLQFQRHHQRTTTEITLIYVSSNMFKRPNIAIVRPSVHDYHGCY from the exons ATGCCACACACCAGTTTATTGGCCTCAAACTCATTGGCCCAACTTCTCCAGTATCATTCG CTAATCAACCAGACTTACAATGTATTTATCGCCACAGGTGAAACCCTTGCACATGTAAACTGTCGTCAGGCGACCGGCTCAAAAA ACACCATACGGTCTCACTCAGATCGTACCAAAAATGCCATCCAAAGGCGTGCAGCCAACTCTTCAG GTATCAACGTTGAATATGATAATCAAGGACCACCGGCATTCAAGTGTCCTACTTGCAACGCAACTATGTGGTATGATGAAAGAAACAACAAACCAAAACATACCAAAAATCCAACATTCTCTATTTGCTGCCAAAATGGAAAAATACTCCTGCCAAAACTCAAACCCCCACCTCCACTCTTGAGGGCATTACTTGATTATACTGACACATCAATAGCAAGGTTTCGAGAGCAAATAAGGGTTTATAACAGCATGTTTTCATTCACATCTTTCGGAGCACGCATTGACCACAGCATCAACCGGGGCCGCGCTCCATACACATTTAGAATAAGTGGTCAAACATATCATAAGATTGTAACAGTGGAAGAAGGAAAACTTTGCGGGGTTACATCACCATGCGAGAATTTTACTGCTACAGAATTCAGCAATGGGAAAACGAAG GTCCATATATTTT GTATACACATTATTGAGTTCCAAAAACGTGGGTTGCCGCATGTCCATATCTTAATCTGGTTGACACGTGCATACAAATGCAAGACACCCGAAGACATCAACGATCTCATATCGGCCGAAATTCCTAACGAGGCCCACGATCCCGAAGGATACAAGGCTGTCACCGAGTACATGTTACACGGCCCTTGCGGTCATAAACACAAGGACGCTCCATGTATGATTGATAACCAATGTTCAAAGCATTTCCCTAAGCCATATTACGCTGAGACCACAATCGATGAAGACGGTTACGCTAACTACAGACGCCGCAACAACGGTGTGAATGTTACTAAAGGCAAAAGCACACTTGACAACAGCTTTGTCGTTCCTTACAATAGATATCTGTTGATCCGATACAACGCACATATAAATGTCGAGTGGTGTAATAGATCTCGTGCTATTAAATATCTATTCAAATACTTAAATAAAGGGCCGGACCGAGCTACAATTGTGATACAGGAAAACGTACTACCCACACAAAACTCATCAGGCATTCCGGAAAAAATTATTGACGTTGATGAAATCAAGAATTATTTGGATTGCCGCTATTTATCTCCGTGTGAGGCTGCTTGGCGATTATTTTCTTACGACATCCACTTCTCTAAGCCTTCCGTAATTAAGCTATCATATCATCTACCAAACCAACAGTCACTCACTCTACACAATTCCCAACATCTTCCGGCCCTGCTTCAAAGACCAAGCATCAAAGAAACCATGTTCACCCAATGGATTGAACTTAATAAACAAGATCCAAAAGCACGGAGCCTTACATACTCAAAGATCACCAAAGAGTATGTCTGGAATAATGATACAAAGGAATGGGCCCCCAGAAAGCTGAGACCCTCTATTGGTCGTATTGTCTACTCAAATCCAGCGTCAGGTGAACGTTACTATCTAAGAATGTTATTAAACATTGTTAAGGGACCACGTTCATTTGAAGAACTCCGTACAGTTGATGGCACGTTACACCCCACATTCAAAGACGCTTGCTTCGCATATAGTTTACTCCACGATGATCGGGAATGGACAGAAGCTATTTTTGAGGCAAAACTCTGGGCTTCAGGTGCACAACTTCGCGATTTATTTGTAACCATGTTACTCTTTTGCAACATAACTAACCCACTAGCACTATGGGAACAACACTGGGAAGATTTAGCCGACGACATTCTTCATAAAAAAAGAAAAATCTTCAACTTCCCAGAATTGACCCTAACCGATTCTCAGATTAAAAATTACTGTTTGGTAGAAATACAGGGAGTTTTGCATAAACACGGGAAGTCACTCTCTGATTTCCCGACTTTGCCACAACCAGACCCATCTTTACTAACACAACTGGACAATCGCTTGATCCGAGAAGAGTTAAATTACAACATCAAGGAAATGAAGACGCTGCATGACAACCTATTCAGATCGCTTAACCCTGAACAACTCACACTATATGAACGGTTAATCAAGGCTGTAACAAATCAGGAAGGCGGGCTCTATTTCTTATATGGCCCAGGCGGGACTGGGAAGACTTTTTTATACAATACTATTCTAACAAAACTCagatctgagaaaatgattgttctaGCAGTTGCATCATCAG GAATCGCTTCATTATTACTACCCGGGGGCCGGACTGCACACAGCCGATTTGTTATCCCACTCGAGCTCATGGAAAATAGCACCTGCGGTATAAAACAGAAAACACATTTGGCTGCCCTAATGCACGAAGCAAGACTAATAATCTGGGACGAAGCTCCTATGACTCAAAGATACGCCTTTGAAGCATTGGATAAAACTCTAAGAGATATTTTGGGATCTAAAAAAGAGGCAAATAGAGATAAGTTATTTGGTGGTATGCCAATTTTGCTTGGGGGGGACTTTAGACAAATCCTCCCAGTCATTCCAAAAGGTAAAAGGCAAGAGGTCGTTAACGCATGCATCAATAGATCAGAATTGTGGAAATTCTGTCACCTACATACACTCTCACGCATTATGAGAGTCAACGAATACACTTTAGATGGCCAAATAGATAGTCGAAAACGCGCATTCAATAAATGGGTTCTAGATGTAGGGGATGGTAACGTGCCTACATCATATAAAGAGGGAGATGATGAACCATCATGGATAAAGATCCCTGAAGAATTCATTGTAAAACAAGGAATAAACCCAATTGAAACAATTGTTGATACCATATTCCCAGAATTCCAATTGAGGCAGGACGATGAAGACTATTTGCGAGAAAGGGCAATATTGACGCCCAGAAATGATGATGCAGATGCGATTAACAAGCACATGTTTAAGAAACTACAAGGAGAAACAATGACATACAAGAACTCGGATGAAATCTGCAAAGGCTCCACCGACTCCATCGAACAGCAACAATCATATCCAGTGGAATATTTAAACAAGCTCGATTTTCCAGGTGTGCCTCCTcacaaattaaaattaaaaatagggCAGCCAATAATGTTGTTACGGAATCTACACCCAAGTGGCGGGCTATGTAATGGTACACGACTGATCATAACCGCGTTTCAAAAGTTTGTCATCCAGGCTCGCATCATTACCGGATCACATATAGGTACAACAGTAATAATCCATAGAATTGTCCTCACCTCTGCACAAATAAAGTGGCCATTTGTTATGCAGCGAATCCAATTCCCGGTCAAACCGTGTTACGCTATGACAATAAACAAAAGCCAGGGCCAATCACTTAATTTGGTCGGCCTCTACCTGCCTAAACCAGTTTTTAGCCACGGTCAACTGTATGTAGCATTTTCACGTGTCACAACCCCAAATGGTCTTAAAATAGTCATGATCGATGACACTGATGAGCGACTGAAGGGCCACACCCAGAACGTTGTTTACAAGGAAACGTTCTTCAACCTCAACCAAACATT GTACACGTGTTCAGATGCCTTAGACATGTCGAG GTTACAATTTCAGCGTCACCACCAAAGAACCACAACAGAGATTACGCTAATATATGTTTCCAGCAACATGTTCAAAAGGCCTAATATTGCTATTGTCAGACCATCAGTGCACGACTATCATGGCTGTTACTAA
- the LOC139888873 gene encoding uncharacterized protein, whose protein sequence is MAQSSQSSNAAGNMSYVYLNQLEVGKQAVVKVMISRMWDTHTPYGKYLSSDFIASDEKMGNVIQLTAKHNIAHHFITRLKEGSVYLLKDFEVVANRDEYRILRANNVIIQLQGSTYLDRQAIAVTDGYIRHPFDCIEIEDLVPTERKYLIDVVGRVTNVGSVKPQRNGFSTMEFELANERGHKIPMTLSGGLDVLAVSSSSSTMIIDDSTIPTLHDFVEKMSTIDLPEDGERRSPVRHFPLPKEGTLAELLDLVRKGKHNILDVFKLEVELAGIRLQNGWYYTTCSICKSKRERRERIEVFTTSLAKITFRIEFDVRDATGETVVVVFDELGEQLTNTTAPALLLELEKATCRTVLPNALANLIHTKQVLLLKAHSYYNHGIFESFNCIKVYTDVVVPETPPTTQADQLPAPTITANPDKEITRSGSTTAGKKRNIAVPTPSKDLERTNRHKFIVTSDSEEESEKSKRR, encoded by the exons ATGGCCCAAAGTTCACAATCATCCAATGCAGCTGGAAACATGAGTTACGTGTACCTCAACCAACTTGAGGTTGGAAAGCAAGCTGTTGTCAAGGTAATGATAAGCAGAATGTGGGATACCCACACACCATATGGGAAGTATTTAAGCTCAGATTTCATCGCATCTGATGAAAAG ATG GGTAACGTGATACAACTAACCGCTAAGCATAACATCGCCCACCATTTCATCACCCGGCTGAAGGAAGGATCTGTGTACTTACTGAAGGACTTTGAAGTGGTGGCGAACCGAGACGAGTACCGTATCCTAAGGGCCAACAATGTCATCATCCAGTTGCAAGGTTCAACTTACCTTGACAGGCAAGCAATCGCTGTGACGGATGGTTATATCCGCCACCCGTTTGATTGCATAGAGATCGAAGACTTGGTCCCGACAGAGCGCAAATACTTAATCG ATGTGGTCGGACGAGTTACGAACGTCGGATCGGTCAAGCCACAGCGCAACGGTTTCTCAACAATGGAGTTTGAACTTGCGAACGAAAG GGGCCATAAGATCCCTATGACACTTTCGGGTGGTCTGG ACGTTCTTGCAGTTTCAAGCTCCTCATCAACCATGATCATTGATGACAGCACCATACCCACCCTACATGACTTTGTCGAGAAAATGAG TACAATCGACCTTCCTGAAGACGGCGAACGTCGTTCCCCAGTACGCCATTTCCCCTTGCCAAAAGAAGGAACCCTGGCTGAGCTTCTGGATCTGGTTCGAAAAGGGAAACACAACATT CTTGATGTTTTCAAGCTTGAAGTAGAACTCGCCGGCATCCGGCTGCAAAATGGTTGGTACTACACCACGTGCAGCATTTGCAAGTCAAAAAGGGAACGACGAGAAAGAATCGAGGTTTTTACTACGAGTCTTGCAAAGATAAC GTTCAGGATCGAATTTGATGTCAGGGATGCAACCGGTGAGACTGTAGTGGTTGTATTTGACGAGTTGGGGGAGCAATTAACGAATACAACGGCACCAGCTCTTTTACTTGAGCTAGAAAAG GCTACATGTAGAACTGTATTGCCCAATGCGCTGGCCAACCTCATTCACACCAAGCAAGTACTATTGTTGAAGGCACACTCATACTACAACCACGGTATATTTGAAAGCTTCAACTGCATAAAAGTCTACACAGACGTGGTCGTTCCCGAGACTCCACCAACCACACAGGCAGACCAACTCCCTGCACCAACAATCACTGCAAACCCCGACAAAGAAATCACCAGGTCAGGCTCCACAACAGCAGGGAAAAAGAGAAACATTGCTGTTCCAACTCCGAGCAAAGATTTAGAACGCACAAACCGGCACAA GTTTATTGTAACCAGTGACTCAGAAGAGGAAAGTGAAAAAAGCAAGCGAAGATGA